AATTATACGCATACTACAATGTAACTGATAAATTAACACTTACTGCAGGACAATTCAATACCTTTTTAGGATATGAAGTTATCAACCCATCTGCTAACTTTAACTACACGGTATCTTACTTATTTAACGCAGGACCTTTTTCTCATACAGGTATAAAGGCAGATTACGCTGTTTCTGAAGATTTATCTCTTATGTTAGCCGTAACAAACGCACACGGAATTTCTAGTGCAGACGGTAACCTTACAGACGACACTCAATTAGGAGCTCAAATTGGATACAAAGGTCAATACTTAAACTTTATTACTGGTGCATACGCTGCAGGTTCTGCAACAGACTGGATCTTTTTAGATTATACAGGTGGTTTTGATTTATCTGACACTTTTTACGTAGGTATCAACGCAGCATACGCAAATTCTAGCGACGATGATGAAGGATACAAAGGAGTAGCACTTTACTTACAAAATGCTTTTTCTGACAAATTTTCTTTAGGATTAAGACCAGAATTTTTTACAACTTCTGCAGGAAGTGCTGATAGTAATGTAACTGCATTTACCTTAACTTCTAACATCAACTTAACAAGTAACTTAAAGTTTATAACTGACTTAAGATTTGATTCTTCTGACGATTATATTATTGAAGCTTTTCCTACAGAAAAAAGCACTTCTACTTTAACAATGGCTGCAGTATACTCTTTCTAAGAAAAGAACACAAAGCACTTTACTAACTAAAATTTATAAATATGAGTTTATTTTTAACATTATTTCAAGATACTCCAGCAACAGAAGTTACAGCAGCTGTTGAACAAATAAACGGAGATATGGGAATGCTTTGGATGCTTATTGCAGGTATCTTAGTATTCTTAATGCAAGCAGGATTTACATTAGTAGAATCTGGTATGACAAGATCTAAAAACGCAGTTAACATTGCAATGAAGAACTTACTAGACATTTGTGTTGGATCTTTAATTTTTTGGTTAGTAGGTTATTCTTTAATGTACGGAGACACCTCTAACGGATGGTTCTTCTGGGGCGGTTTATTTCAAGGAGAAGGAGCTGATTTATTCTTCCAAACAATGTTTGCTGCAACAGCTGCAACAATTGTATCTGGAGCTATCGCAGGAAGAACTAAATACACAACCTACATTGTTTTCTCTATTGTAATGACAGCAATAATCTACCCAATTGCAGGTGGATGGCAATGGCAAGGTGAAGGCTGGTTAACTAAACTAGGTTTCATTGACTTTGCAGGATCTTCTATTGTACACTCTGTTGGTGGATGGGCTGCTTTAGTAGCTGCATTTATGGTAGGACCTAGAATTGGAAAATATGTTGACGGTAAAGTTTTACCAATATCTGGTCATAACCAAGTATTAGCAACTTTAGGGGTATTTATCCTTTGGTTTGGTTGGTTTGGTTTTAACGGAGGATCTCAATTAGCTTGGGGTGGAGCAGATTCTATTGCTGCATCAAACGTAGTTTTAGTTACCAATTTAGCAGCAGCAGCTGGTGGACTAGGTGCTTTAATTACTACTTGGATCTGGTACGGAAAACCAAACTTAGGACAAACATTAAACGGAACATTAGCTGGTTTAGTTAGTATTACAGCTGGTTGTGGAAACATGACAACAGAAGGAGCTGTATTAACAGGATTATTAGGTGGTGTTTTAGTAGTATTCTCTATTGAATTCATTGAAAAGAAATTAAAGATTGACGACGCCGTAGGTGCCGCATCTGTACACGGTGTAGCTGGTGCTTTTGGTACGTTAGCTATTGGTCTTTGGGGGGTAGATGGTGATACTGCTATTGGTTTATTTAATGGTGGTGGAGCTTCTCAATTGGGTGTTCAAGCAACAGGAGTTTTAGCATACGCGGTATGGTCTATTACTTTATCTTTTATTGTTTTTACAATCTTAAAAAAGACAATGGGATTACGTGTTACCAAAGAAATAGAAATCGAAGGTTTAGATGT
The nucleotide sequence above comes from Polaribacter butkevichii. Encoded proteins:
- a CDS encoding ammonium transporter, encoding MSLFLTLFQDTPATEVTAAVEQINGDMGMLWMLIAGILVFLMQAGFTLVESGMTRSKNAVNIAMKNLLDICVGSLIFWLVGYSLMYGDTSNGWFFWGGLFQGEGADLFFQTMFAATAATIVSGAIAGRTKYTTYIVFSIVMTAIIYPIAGGWQWQGEGWLTKLGFIDFAGSSIVHSVGGWAALVAAFMVGPRIGKYVDGKVLPISGHNQVLATLGVFILWFGWFGFNGGSQLAWGGADSIAASNVVLVTNLAAAAGGLGALITTWIWYGKPNLGQTLNGTLAGLVSITAGCGNMTTEGAVLTGLLGGVLVVFSIEFIEKKLKIDDAVGAASVHGVAGAFGTLAIGLWGVDGDTAIGLFNGGGASQLGVQATGVLAYAVWSITLSFIVFTILKKTMGLRVTKEIEIEGLDVHEHGSIAYPGVRQREFDDK
- a CDS encoding outer membrane beta-barrel protein, translated to MKKVIFTLLLATSLIVTGQEKEDEGTFTLSGTVDVYGTTNFTKDPGTPGILIANPENANAFGLGFANTVFAYEKGKAGVVADIAFGPRADDANMAGAINQLYAYYNVTDKLTLTAGQFNTFLGYEVINPSANFNYTVSYLFNAGPFSHTGIKADYAVSEDLSLMLAVTNAHGISSADGNLTDDTQLGAQIGYKGQYLNFITGAYAAGSATDWIFLDYTGGFDLSDTFYVGINAAYANSSDDDEGYKGVALYLQNAFSDKFSLGLRPEFFTTSAGSADSNVTAFTLTSNINLTSNLKFITDLRFDSSDDYIIEAFPTEKSTSTLTMAAVYSF